The genomic region CCTAAAAATAAATGAATCGGCTTGCCTTGTAACTGATTAACAGCCGCAAGAGTAGAGGAGGGGGTTGTTGCTTTTGAGTCGTTGTAAAAAGTTATGCCATCAATAGTCGTAACCTTTTCAAGGCGATGCTTTGGTAATGTAAATTGCGATTGTATATTTTCGGATTTAACTTTTTTACCAAGCAAATAGAGTATGGCTGTAATAATGAGCCAATTCTGTGTAAATGTTATATTTGGAAAAAAAGATAGGTATATAATGCTTTCTTCTATATTGTTTTTTGAGCCATAATGTCGCATAATTACAAGATTGTTTAATGTAAAAAAATAAGAACATCGATCTAAAAACTGTTTTGGTTTTTGATCTGAAAAAAAAGAAATATTTGATTTATTATTTTTGGGCAGTATCTCATGAATACTAAGTGGCAAGAGAGCCTTTTGATGCATGTTCTGATACTTTATAATATTTAATTTTGTTGTACAATACTGTTCTACAGTTTTATGCCGATCTAAATGGTTTGGATATAAATTTGTTATGATTGCAAAGTCAGGCGCAAATTGCTTGCAGTACTCAAGTTGAAAGCTAGAAACTTCTAAAATAATGTAATCGGCATTGTTTTGTTTCGACAATAAGCTTAATGTGGAAATACCAATATTGCCACCAACTAATACGGTATGACCATATTTTTTTAATATTTCTTCCAATAGCGTTACAATGGTTGTTTTTCCTACAGAACCGGTAATAGCAATAAGTGGTTTTGTGCAAAATTCTTGAAAAAGGTCGAGCTCAGCTAAAAATTTATGTTGATATTTTTTATATGGAGTAAGATCAATGCCTGGACTTACAACGATAAAATCATTTTCTTGGAAAAAGTAGTTGATATTTTTTTGATGGCAGAAAAAAGCGTTATACTTTTGGAGAAAATTTTTTTCTGAAGCCGTTAGATTTTTATCATTACATACGGTAATATAAATATTTTGCGTATGTAAGAATGAAACTGCGGCTTTGCCAACAACTCCCAAGCCCCAAACACCAATCTTTTTGTTTGTGCGATTAAAAAGCGCCTTATTTTTTGATTTCATGGGGCAAGTGTACGATTTTTTATAGAAAAACACCATAAAAAAAGGTACAATACGAAAATCTATGGCGTTTAATATTAAAAGGATTTAAATCATGGCAGAACAAGTTGATAAAGCAAAAAAAGTAAGCTTCAAAGAAACATTAAATCTGCCTAAA from Candidatus Dependentiae bacterium harbors:
- the murD gene encoding UDP-N-acetylmuramoyl-L-alanine--D-glutamate ligase, giving the protein MKSKNKALFNRTNKKIGVWGLGVVGKAAVSFLHTQNIYITVCNDKNLTASEKNFLQKYNAFFCHQKNINYFFQENDFIVVSPGIDLTPYKKYQHKFLAELDLFQEFCTKPLIAITGSVGKTTIVTLLEEILKKYGHTVLVGGNIGISTLSLLSKQNNADYIILEVSSFQLEYCKQFAPDFAIITNLYPNHLDRHKTVEQYCTTKLNIIKYQNMHQKALLPLSIHEILPKNNKSNISFFSDQKPKQFLDRCSYFFTLNNLVIMRHYGSKNNIEESIIYLSFFPNITFTQNWLIITAILYLLGKKVKSENIQSQFTLPKHRLEKVTTIDGITFYNDSKATTPSSTLAAVNQLQGKPIHLFLGGLSKGIDRTDLITQLKNKVCFIYCFGKEAKELKKMCTQNNIPAQHYSNLDDAFQASLQKAHPGVQIVLSPSGSSFDLFKNYEERGNYFKKLILMLSGSNAKKA